In Populus alba chromosome 4, ASM523922v2, whole genome shotgun sequence, the genomic window GAGATTTAATCAGTAGAATGCATTCGAAATATGCGATGAGGAAATTGTCGTACTTTTCTTTTTCGAGCACAAGGAAATATAATAACATCTTAGTGTAAGGATAAATATTATCTAGCAATGTTTCATATAATGATAGAATGCCCTGTTTTTTTGCCAACCGCATGATATTGCCAACGCAACCATGATACAGGGGTGGCATTTATGCCCCCTGCctcccaggaaaaaaaaaaaaaaaaaaaaagacttgccCAAGTATTATCATTTATCtctcaaaatcttttttttttttttaaaaaaaaaaaagcaaagcgCGGATCTAAATAAATTGAACATGCACATCATTGAcggttaatttaaatatacatataaaaaaacaaggatatCACTATCCGATGCTAATGTCACATCGATATTGTACTACCACTATAACATGAATATAGTCTAAAGGCTTCTCATGCTACATCAAGCTTTTCTATTCATATTTGTCTGAAACTAGCAGACATGAACCTTCAATATCCCCAGCTCAATTCACCAGAGAATCAGATGATTCAATAAACATAAGCCTTCACACAATCCAAGCCCAACAAATTGCTTTCTTGCGGAATATTTTACCCCTAGAGCAACAAATGAAAGATTCAAATCTTCGAAAAGAGAAGCATATCTTCAAGGGATTTTAAAATACCTTGTTAATAAGGGATAAGATCAAGTTTGGAAAACTCTAAAAATGTGGTGGCATTCCACCATACGTGATTATCAATGGATCACTGACAGAGGACTAAGCTGCCCTtgtaaaggggaaaaaaatgagagaaatttCATTATCTTGCACGCCTAGCAGCGATAGAGATGGAGTACATAGAAAATCTCAAAATTTAGTCCAACAATCTtataaagaaaaggagtttGGTACGAATCCACAAGCGTCGATGGTAGTAGAAAAGGACTCTGCCACTGAAGCCATTGGTGGTGTTGCCACCATTGTAGTTTTTTAACATGTGGATTGTGGGGGCAATTCCAGCCGTGGGTTCTCAAGAAATGCTTTTGCttttatatgatatatttattcaTAGTTTAAGACCAAACATCGGAAACACAGCTACGTGTCATTGGCTTGTGAGAGGTAAAACATGAGATGATGGGCAACAGCTGTGTTCATGTTTAAAGGTTGACTTGTTGACAGTGTCAAGTGTCAACCACTATTGCATTGATTTTTGTAGTCTTTAAGACTTTGCCCAGACCACTATGGCAGACAGTGACCAAAgcttttctctctttaatcCAAATAATGGTGTTAGCACACAGCATGGAGTGCAGTTTACTAAGGGAGGTCGGTCCCGCGAGGTGAGGTCATGCAACGGCCTCTTTTGCGAACCTTCATGTGACTCTTACAGCGTTTTGCTCTCTGCATGTGTATATATGCgtctgtcttcttcttccaccACCCCAACTCCCAGCCCCCATCTCTTCAAGTCTAAACTCTCTGCCTGTGTGCAACAGAATCTAGAAGGCCAAAACCATGAAGCAAACCCTTCATTACAAAGCTCTTCTCCTCTTCCTTCTTGTCCTTGTTCATTCCTCAGAATTATCTGCGCGTTTCCTATTAAGCAAACAAGGTAATCTtcctccccctcctcctcctctaccTACTTTGTTGGAAAGAGTCTGCTGTCTTCAGAAACTGAAGTTTTGAATGTTTTGCAGGGAAAGAGGATTTGAACCTGAAAGAAATCACCAGCGAAGGGACTTTTGTGGAAACGGAGGGCAGTGAATTGATAACGAATGTAAGCTTCAACCTTTTTCTGTACTGTCACGATTTCGTCATAAATGAACCACAGcttatatgagttttttttcttgttttttttttatatgttttcagcAGCTAATGGGGTTAGAGGTGTGTCATAGTGGAGACGAGGAATGTTTCAAGAGAAGGATAATTGCAGAGGCTCACTTGGACTATATCTACACCCAGCATCACAAGCCCTGACACTTCAACTTCATAAATTGAATTGAGTGTCATGGTTTTCCATGTCCAATTTAGGTCTAAATCCCctacatattttatatatatatacacgctATAGTCTTCTCCTCAAAATGACAACAACAACATTAAGTGCAGCTATGTCCAGTTCAACGCTTATCTCTCTTTGTAATGACGAGTCTACCTATGTTAGTCTATGTTTTCTTAGTACTGCTGTGGTATTGACCCCAAGTGTTCACCAGAGAAAGAGACGGAGAGGAAAACATTGCAATTTCAGTGAAGGAAAATGTAAACCACTAGTCTTTTTCTGAACAGAGATTTCTGTGCGTGCTTGATAATGTTACTATACAATTAAGTGCAATGAAAGCTTATTTCTATGTATTTCTCTGTGTGAGGTGAGTCTACGAGTTCTTAGTATTTCTAGACCATGGTCCACTAGTTTCACCGGAGAGATGGAGAGAAAGAGTGAAAAAGGACGGAGCGGGCATTCAATTTCAGTAAAGGTTAAAAGCCTGAATGCTGACCAAATTAGCTCCAGAGTCCAGACCTACGTAAGAAGAGCACTGCCGAAGTATTGAAATCTTGTTAGGTGAATTTGGGATTGGGCATTAAAGCAATTAGAATAGACAGTTGGGAAGTTGTGCTCAGTGAATTCAGAGACAGATTTCAACTGCATTCACGGTTCATGGCATCATCTTAAATACTTAATTAACTACGCAGCTTACATGCACTTCTTTTCAAGAGGAAATTATACAGTTTAACATCATTTGCTTAATGGGTACAGTTTTGATTCCCATCCCTTCCCAAGCCGATTTCGATAAAACAATGAACATGAAGCTTTCTTAATATTATTCCTGTATGCAAGCCCTAAGATGTACCTCTCTAAAGACCACATGTTTTCATATCCTGTTTCCCTTGGTAATGCTACTTTTGGTCGAGCTATGTTTATGATCTATCTCTTAGATGATGACCTTGCTCTTTCAAATGCAATCGAAACTAGAAAAGGAAGATCATTTCATATCCATGTGATGTGCAGAAATAAAAACGAGAAACAAAAGGGTTTTGGAGGACTACATAACACAATTGTGATTCGAGGTTTTATTCCATTCAACGGTGCTCCTGTCGGGTTTTAATCTGCCATACACGTATTGGACCTATACGTACAGTTAAACTagtcaaagaaaatgaaattagaTGCTCGATTCCATATTAGCTGTACAATCCCACAATCCATATTCTATTTGTTCCAACTTCTTTGATTTAAACAAAGGACTACAACTTGGGAATGGTGAATTTAGAAATAGAGCATCTTTCCTTGCCATGCAGCCTGTTGTCATGCATTATC contains:
- the LOC118060086 gene encoding putative phytosulfokines 6; the encoded protein is MKQTLHYKALLLFLLVLVHSSELSARFLLSKQGKEDLNLKEITSEGTFVETEGSELITNQLMGLEVCHSGDEECFKRRIIAEAHLDYIYTQHHKP